TGCCAGATGGCCGGGTGGCACTCAAGGCGGCACGGCCCACAGGGTCGATAGACAGCTTTGTCGGCCTGCTCGCAGGTAGAACGCAGAAGGTTGCTACCATCGAAGAAATCAACGAGGCGGCGGCGCAAGGCTGGGCAGGCAAGCAATGAAGATCGCCGTCGATACCAACGTCCTTGTGCGTGCGGTTGTGCGTGACGATCCCGCACAAGCGGACGTTGCCGCCGCAGTCTTGACCGATGCCGAGTTGATCGCGGTGGCTCTGCCGTGTCTATGCGAATTTGTTTGGGTGCTATTGCGCGTATATGAGTTCCAGCAAACTGACGTGGCTGGCGCGATTCGAGCGCTACTTGCCGCCACCAACGTGGAAATGAACCGGCCCGCCGTGGAGGCTGGCTTGCTGATGCTCGACGCAGGCGGAGACTTTGCCGATGGCGTCATTGCCTACGAAGGCCACTGGCTTGGCGGGGAAACCTTCGTTTCCTTCGATAAGAAGGCAGTGGCACTCCTTACCGCGCAAGGGCAATCAACGCACCTTTTGTAGGGAAAACCGCCTATTTCTAATGCGAGTTAGAATAATACAGGGTAGCCAGGCTATTGAGGCTGACAGCGATATCGGGATGTCCATCGGGCAGCAGGGTCTTGAGGCGGATATCCAGCGCTTCTAGGAAAAGTGGCTCCGCGTCTCCTCTGGTAGAGTTTCTATTGAACAAGGACTAGAAGTCTAGACGTATAATGTGACAATATGATGAAGTTTTGATGATAGAACGGTGACATAACCAAACAAGCGCCAAAAAAACCAAAGGCCCCGTCGGGAACCGGCGGGGCCTTTGCACATCCACTACGACGATAAAATTACTTCATCATCGACTTTTTGAACATCCGCTCCACCTTCGTGTTGGCTTCATCAGCCTTCTGATTGGCAGCGTTGGCGGTGCTCATCGCCTGATCAGCGGTGCTCTGCGCGGCGTTGGCTTTGCTCAGGGCATCGGTAGCGGTGCTCTGCGCGGCATTGGCCTTGGCCAGTGCTTCGTTGGCGGTGGACTGCGCGGCATCAGCCTTCGCAGAAACCTTGGCAAGGTCAGAACTGGTCGCACAACCGGCCAGGCCCAAGGGCAAAATCAGCGCAGTTACCTTCAAAGCGGTGGTGAACTTGCTCATAGCAGTCTCCTTTGTTGGGTTGGAAAAACGAGCAAACAAAGCATAGCTAAAAAAACAACAACGCGCCAGTCTTTACACACATTTCTCCGGTGTGCCGCAATCCGGTACATTGGTCGCAAGAGCGACCGCCTGGCTCATCTTCACGGGCACTCCGCAAAAAATGTATCACCTCTTTTAAGCTGATCCAAGATCATCCAGCCGGCATGGTAACAGCGCATAAACCTCGGGCAGGGGGGCTGCCTCCTATCTCGTTGTTTACCAATAAATAAAATTATCTTCTTGACTTTTTTCATATTTTTTGTAAGATGCTGTTTCATTTCGTCTTTCGAGAAGTATGCCAGTGTCATTGCGACCGGGAGGGGTCGCCACAGACCAGCTTAGATAAGGAGATAGACTTGATACGACGATTATCTGCCGGGATGAGTCTTGCCCTGTCGACGTTTTTTCTGCCCAACGCCCTGGCGCCCAATCTGCCGGACTTGCCCGCACCATTCCTCGGCACACCCGTCGGCAGTATCGGCGACCCCCTGAAGCAGGGCGACAGCCTGGGTGATATCACCGATGCCCAGACTGTTGCGGGCTTCACCCAGGCACAGGGGGTCAGTGACGGCACGCTGCTCATGCGCCACGGTTTTTTTTATTTGCGGCGCGTAACCGCCTACAATGCGCTTGCTGACCAGACCAGCAGCACCCCGGATATTTCAGCCTGTGGCCCTAACCGGCCCGATCAGGTGGCGCTGTCGCAGGACCTGTTCTTCCGCAAAAACGGAGGCAACCGCTGTGGCGAACGCGTCAACATCATCCTACGCTCCGGGCGCGTCATTCATGGCGTAGTCTGGGATACCATGAACCCCCGCTACCACATGGCAGCCGATATACTTATGGGCAGCGTTCAACACGCCGTGGATTTTGGCGTCAAGCAGGCCAAACTGCGTTTCGTCCATTCCATGGTACCCGTCACCAACGGCATCTAAGCGGGCAACACACACGGTTCGGGCGGTTTCGTCAGCCTTCCGCCCACCCTGCTGCCATCATGGCTTCGACCTCGGCAACCTCCTTGGGTACTCCGCTCGACAGAACATCCGGACCGCCGGTGGTCACCAGCACGTCGTCTTCGATGCGAACTCCGATACCGCGCCAACGCTCCGGTACCGATGGATTATCTGGCGAGAAGTACAGGCCCGGCTCCACCGTCAGCACCATCCCTGCCTCCAGTTTCCGCCAGGACTGATCCGCACTGCGATAGTGGCCGACGTCATGAACGTCCATGCCCAGCCAGTGCCCCGTTCGATGCATATAGAAGGCCTTATAGCTGCCCTGCTCGATGACTGCGTCGCGACTGCCGGAAAGTATGTTCAGCTCCAACAAGCCGTCCACCAGCACCTTGACGGCCTCGTCATGATAATCGGTAACGGAGCGCCCTACCTGTACGGCGGCGATTGCCGCTTTCTGACTGGCCAGAACGACTTCGTAAACTTCCCGTTGTGCGGGACTGAAAACCCCGTTCACCGGCAAGGTCCTGGTAATGTCTCCGGCGTAGGCGCCAACCTCTGCGCCGGCGTCGATCAGCACCAGATCGCCATCGCGCAGTTCCGCATCATTTTCCGTGTAGTGCAGAATGCAACCATTGATTCCGCCGCCGACGATACTGGGATACGCCACGCTGGGCGACCCGAGGCGACGAAAAACATGCTCGATCTCGGCGGCCAATTCGTATTCCAGCATACCCGGACGACATTGGCGCATGCCATGGCGATGCCCGGCACCGCTAATGCCCACCGCCGCCCGCAGGATTTCGATCTCTTCGGGGTCTTTGAACAACCGCATCTCATGGATCAGCTCAGCAACATCAACCACTTCGAGCGGGTAGCGCATACCCTGGCGAATCTTGCTCTTGGCAACATTGCGCCAGTGCATGACCCGCGCGTCGAAATCCGTGGACTGACCCATGGGATAAAACAGCAGTTCCCGATTTTCCAACAGTTGTGGAAAGACGTCGTTCAGGTCATGAATCGAGAGGCAACGATCTACCTGACATTGCTCAAGAGCACCCTCCAGCCCGGCGCGACGCCCATCCCAGGTTTCCCGCTCGGGGTCACGAGGACGGCAGAACAGGATCTCCTCCCCGTCAGCGTGTCCCGGTGCCAGCACCAGTACAGCCTCCGGCTCTGTGAAACCGGTCAGATAGAGGAAATCACTGTCGCCGCGGAAGGGGTACTGTACATCGCTGTTACGGCTCTTGGGTGCGGCGGTGGGGATAATCGCAACACCGGCAGTGTGCATCTTCTGCATCAGCAGACGACGGCGGGCGGCATAATCGGGGCGGGGCAAATCAAGCTTGGGCATTGGCAGACCTCCTATATGCCCTATTATCACACAAAGCATAGATGCGGAGGAAAGGCCGAAAAA
This sequence is a window from Acidithiobacillus ferridurans. Protein-coding genes within it:
- a CDS encoding Lpp/OprI family alanine-zipper lipoprotein, with the translated sequence MSKFTTALKVTALILPLGLAGCATSSDLAKVSAKADAAQSTANEALAKANAAQSTATDALSKANAAQSTADQAMSTANAANQKADEANTKVERMFKKSMMK
- a CDS encoding RlpA-like double-psi beta-barrel domain-containing protein, encoding MIRRLSAGMSLALSTFFLPNALAPNLPDLPAPFLGTPVGSIGDPLKQGDSLGDITDAQTVAGFTQAQGVSDGTLLMRHGFFYLRRVTAYNALADQTSSTPDISACGPNRPDQVALSQDLFFRKNGGNRCGERVNIILRSGRVIHGVVWDTMNPRYHMAADILMGSVQHAVDFGVKQAKLRFVHSMVPVTNGI
- the pepP gene encoding Xaa-Pro aminopeptidase — protein: MPKLDLPRPDYAARRRLLMQKMHTAGVAIIPTAAPKSRNSDVQYPFRGDSDFLYLTGFTEPEAVLVLAPGHADGEEILFCRPRDPERETWDGRRAGLEGALEQCQVDRCLSIHDLNDVFPQLLENRELLFYPMGQSTDFDARVMHWRNVAKSKIRQGMRYPLEVVDVAELIHEMRLFKDPEEIEILRAAVGISGAGHRHGMRQCRPGMLEYELAAEIEHVFRRLGSPSVAYPSIVGGGINGCILHYTENDAELRDGDLVLIDAGAEVGAYAGDITRTLPVNGVFSPAQREVYEVVLASQKAAIAAVQVGRSVTDYHDEAVKVLVDGLLELNILSGSRDAVIEQGSYKAFYMHRTGHWLGMDVHDVGHYRSADQSWRKLEAGMVLTVEPGLYFSPDNPSVPERWRGIGVRIEDDVLVTTGGPDVLSSGVPKEVAEVEAMMAAGWAEG
- a CDS encoding AbrB/MazE/SpoVT family DNA-binding domain-containing protein is translated as MTTLTVTARGQVTFRKDVLQHLGIKPGDKIELDLLPDGRVALKAARPTGSIDSFVGLLAGRTQKVATIEEINEAAAQGWAGKQ
- a CDS encoding type II toxin-antitoxin system VapC family toxin, which codes for MKIAVDTNVLVRAVVRDDPAQADVAAAVLTDAELIAVALPCLCEFVWVLLRVYEFQQTDVAGAIRALLAATNVEMNRPAVEAGLLMLDAGGDFADGVIAYEGHWLGGETFVSFDKKAVALLTAQGQSTHLL